The nucleotide sequence CTAGGTAACTTTACGCCAAAATTATCAAACTTGAAGCAGAATATATCAAAAAAGGTAGCATTTGTATAGCCCAGAATTCCGAACAAATAGGCTCAAAAAAAGTTCGCTAGATTAAAAAAAAACTAGCGGCAAAGGTGAAATAAATGTCAGCACAATTGTTACTTGTAGATGACGAACCCGGCTTGCGCGAAGCAGTACAAGCCTATTTGGAAGACAGCGATTTTAAAGTTCAGGTAGCCAGCAACGCCCGCGACGCCTGGGATATCCTGCAAAAGAACCCCCCTGACTTAGTAATATCAGACGTTATGATGCCCCAGGTGGATGGCTATCAGTTCCTCAAACAAATGCGCGAAGACCCCCGCTTTAAGGCCCTGCCAGTCGTGTTTTTAACTGCCAGAGGCATGAAGTCAGACCGCATCCAGGGTTATCAAGCGGGTTGCGATGCTTATCTCCCCAAGCCATTTGACCCGGATGAGTTAGTGGCTATTGTGGGAAATTTGCTGGAACGTCGTGCGGCGACAGCGACGGCAGCTGGTGGGACTACGGATATTGACGAGATTGCAAAGCAGATTGCACAAATTAGAGCGATGTTAGAAGGACGGACGGGAATCGTCCAGACGCCTTCGCCCATCCGCATCGACTTAACGCCGCGAGAGCAAAGTGTTTTAGACTTGGTGGCGCAAGGGCTGATGAATAAAGAAATAGCCCGCCGCTTAGATACCAGCGTCCGCAACGTCGAGAAGTACGTCAGCCGCTTGTTTAGCAAGACTGGAACTAATAGCCGTACTGAGTTGGTGCGCTATGCTTTGGAACACGGTTTGACTAAGTGACTATTTCAGATGGGGCATACCCAATGCCCCTTTTTCATTAGATGAGGGCGATCGCTCCTGCTATTGTGAAGCAAGATTACAACTTTTTAAGAAAGTTATTGTTTCTCATCTAATTTCTCAGGTGATTGTTATCTTCGTTAGATACATTACAAAAGACGAATAAAAGATATGCAATTTTCAAAATCACCAAAACACCTGGGTCAATCAATCTCTATGGCTTTCCTTCAAGTGGCGATGAGCCTTGGCATCATTGGATTGATGATTATGCAAACTGGTGTGGTGGAATAAATCTTCTCATTTTTGAGAATTTACAATGCAAAGCCGCTTAGAAATGAGCGGCTTTGCTGTCTAGGTTAGAAGTAATTGGATATAGCTAATTATAACTAGACCAGCCTCTACCTAAAGGAATAAATCCAGTGAGTTAATATAGTTTTAGCACCTGTGCTATTTAGTAGCTCAGGTGCAGCCAGCCTTTAATATCGGTAATTAACAAGAGTTAGGGCGCTGGCTATAAGGTTAAATTTATTAGTTTCAGAATTACCTGCGATCGCGCAGATATTTACTGCTCTCCAAAAATAAAATTTACAACTACTTAATCACCAACAAGCTAAAGAAATTCACTAGATAAGCATAGAAAGTGAATTTAATTTATTCTCTCGGTGTTAGTCCTGATGGGCAAACTCTTGCTAGTAGCAGTGAAAATAAGACCTAGACAGCAATCCTCTCACCTACAGACACAGCTTTTATGTGGAGGGGGTTTGGGGGACGCACCCGTCCCCCAACAGGGGGTTTGGGGGTCTCCCCCCAATTCCGGGTTTTTCTCACCTATGTAGAGGGTGCTTAGGGCCTTTGCTCAAGAAATATTTGCGTTCGCCTTATAAACCTCTGGTAGCTGCCACCAAGGAACTTGAGGATATTCATGGTGTTCCTCATGGTAGCCAAAATGATAGCAGGTGATAAATGACCACAAAATTGGCAGGGCATTACTTTGGGCACGATGACGATTAGTGTAGCCGCCTTCTGGCTCGCGGTGGGGTAGAAAAGTGCCAAAATAAAACAATTGGACGGAACTCAAAAGTGAGGGAATAACCCAAAATAAAGTTAGATTTATTTCGGGTATGTGTAGCGTGTAAGTAATCAGGTTATAAATCGCCATCAGACCTATGACCCGCGTCCAGCTCCAGTAGCGCATCATAAAAGAAACGTACCAGGCAAAGAAATTTTTGCGCTTGTTGTCGTGAAAATCTGGATCTAATTCGCTAGCCGGATGTTGATGGTGCAAACCATGCTTTTTGAGCAATTTATCATAAGGTAATAGTGCATAAACTAATAATGCTACTGTACCGATAAAATTATTAATTTTGCGATTTTGGGGAAATACCACTCCATGCATGGCATCGTGAGCCGTAATGAATAATCCCGTGTAGAGGAAGGTTTGCCAAACCATGAGTGGTAATCTCCATAAAATAGGAATTTTGGAGACATCAAGGGAGCATAAGAAAACAAGGCTAGTCGCCCATATTCCAATAATGCCTAAAGCAATTACCAGTCCATGAGGTGTAGTTTCACTTTTTGCTTTTGGGGTAATGTTTGTTAGTTGCATGGCTACTTGGTCAGATTGAAACACAATTTACTCCGCATATCTTAAAAGTGAAGATTTACAAGCTAGATAATTAGCCTGCAAATGAGAAAATACTCGCGATCGCAAATCCACTGTATTAAGCAATGTAAAGCTACTATAGCTAGTGTAAAGCGATCGCAGCCGAAGCGCAGAAGCGGATATCCCTCCGCCGTGCCTGCGGTGTATGCCCGAAGCCCGGTGATATGCGTTGCGTAAGAGTTTAAATTCCTTGCCAGCCTCTTGCCTCCCCTCTTGGGCATTAGTACTGGTGTGGAACGCGATCGCCCGCCGAGACATAAGATAGTAAATTTTTACTGGCTAATATTCGGAAGCAGGTTAAGCAAGTCACGAACCACGCTATAGCCAGCCAGATCCCAAAGTAAGTAAGCTAAAAAGCCGATCATAGCCAAGCGCCCATTCCACAGCTCAGCCTGGGGATTCCAGCCAAAAATAAAGCTATTGCGGTCTAAGCCATTGTAGGCTGTAGCAACAGGGGGTAAATCTGTAGTACGAGTTTCCATTGTTTACATTCCTTAATAAATTTGTTATGTCCTCATCCTAGCCATGCACCAACCTACTGCGCTCTGCCTTTAGTTCCAAACTGCATACAGTTCTAAAGGGAGATGAGGAGTGTTTGGAGAAAGTGGCGTAGTACACAAAATTAATCAAACACTAAACTATTCCATTGGGAAGAGGAGTTATTGCCCCTAGCTGTTCATAAAGTTAAGCAAAAATGTCACTAATAGCCCGTGAATATGCCTTTGGCGGCGGGAGAGAATACCTCAGTTGTCATCGAATATCTGACCGTAGCTAGAAGGTTTTTCTGTTGTTATTAAACAATCTATAAAAGATATCAGCAGTATTTTATGGAAGGAAATAATGGCTTCTACAGTACTTATTACAGGTGCTTCCCAAGGCATCGGCAAAGCAACAGCTG is from Microcoleus sp. FACHB-831 and encodes:
- a CDS encoding response regulator transcription factor; translated protein: MSAQLLLVDDEPGLREAVQAYLEDSDFKVQVASNARDAWDILQKNPPDLVISDVMMPQVDGYQFLKQMREDPRFKALPVVFLTARGMKSDRIQGYQAGCDAYLPKPFDPDELVAIVGNLLERRAATATAAGGTTDIDEIAKQIAQIRAMLEGRTGIVQTPSPIRIDLTPREQSVLDLVAQGLMNKEIARRLDTSVRNVEKYVSRLFSKTGTNSRTELVRYALEHGLTK
- the crtW gene encoding beta-carotene ketolase CrtW, which translates into the protein MFQSDQVAMQLTNITPKAKSETTPHGLVIALGIIGIWATSLVFLCSLDVSKIPILWRLPLMVWQTFLYTGLFITAHDAMHGVVFPQNRKINNFIGTVALLVYALLPYDKLLKKHGLHHQHPASELDPDFHDNKRKNFFAWYVSFMMRYWSWTRVIGLMAIYNLITYTLHIPEINLTLFWVIPSLLSSVQLFYFGTFLPHREPEGGYTNRHRAQSNALPILWSFITCYHFGYHEEHHEYPQVPWWQLPEVYKANANIS
- a CDS encoding chlorophyll a/b-binding protein, which gives rise to METRTTDLPPVATAYNGLDRNSFIFGWNPQAELWNGRLAMIGFLAYLLWDLAGYSVVRDLLNLLPNISQ